The following is a genomic window from Miscanthus floridulus cultivar M001 chromosome 14, ASM1932011v1, whole genome shotgun sequence.
TGAGCCGATGCCACAGCAAGGCACTGAACAGATAATATGGTTCAGTCCAATGCATATGGAAGTAGTAAATCAAGTTTGTAGCGGCATATTTGGTACACACACTTACCTGTAGTAATCTGGGTTTGGTACAGAAGTGTCGGTGTCAAGAAGACCGTAATTGCCACCAATCAGCGTCTGTCTACAATAAACCTTGGTGTCATACTTTGCTGACTGACCCAGCTGATCAAGATACCTAGTGGAAACACAGAGGTGAGAATGATTAAAAAATAATGATGGTAAAGATGTGAGTATTTTTTTTCATCTGACAAGTGATCACCAGAAGCTATTGAGAAAAGTATTGGACACGAGTCGGCTGCCACTATTATATGCACCACCAGATTCGCCAACCCATGGAGCAGACCACGGTCCATGGCGTTGTATGGTGAGTTGGAGACTTCTGAATGTATCGGAGGTCCGGCTCAGATACCGTGGGTTCAAAATTCTGTTTGGAACTTGTGGATCATTACCTAATCAACATTGAAATTAGCACAATTATGTCCCCTCGATGTAAGACATAAAACAAAAATTAGCCAAAATAATATCTGGAAGGACTCACCAGCACCAAGATTGTAAATATGATGAGTCATTGCATTGAGAACATTTGGCCCGGAGACATCAAGAAGCTGAGCAAACCATTTTTGGTCATAAAATCCTCCTGGGGCTACAACCAGTGGTTTGCTCGAATCTCCGTACAACTCGTTGATGATGGTTTGAAGTTCAACTAGGTCTTTTCCATATTGTTCAGCTGACACACTCGCACCAACTCCACTTCCACTCAGTTCATTACCTATGACACGAACACAGCATCTTATATAAGCATTACGTGAATATAATACATCCCCAACTCCAAGAGCATTAAACAAGAATTTTATAACATTGCATTACCAAATTCCCATGAATCTATAGGATAGTTCTTTGAAACAGTGTATTCAATGAATTCTCGAGCATTGCTAGAATTCCAGGGACCACCCCAAACACCTTTTCTTGTCTGCTGTCGTCCTTGAAGTGCGTTGAGACCAAATGTAACAACTGCACTGAAGGGAGAAAATAATGTAGAATTAGGAAACAGATATGCGAAATAACATGCTATTTCAAAGGAACAGAATATGGATATCCTTGATGTAGGTTTATGGAAAGAATAAGTTACAACATGTGGTACATTCGACAATCCATACTATAGTAAACCTCTTCAAGAAAATGCAGAGAGCGATAAATAAACAATTATAGAAGGAAGGACTCACCCAGTATTCAGGAACAGATCATTAATACCATCCCATCTTTCCAAGGTTATGCATCCTTGAGAAAACCCAAAAAGGCCACTTGAAACCTTTGTAAATGGGTTGCATGATGTTCCTAAATTTGGTGTGCCATATAACACTTGATCTTGTAAAGAGCCTCCAACTCTGATTCGTAGTGGACTAAAGGCTACAAGAACAAGAGTGGAAAAGGAATAAATTCATGATGGAAATATGCTGAGTCATCATATTATGGAAAagaatagtatttttttgtgGCTTGGTAAATAAACATGGCATAGACTACCGAACGGTACATTTTAGCAATACATCAATCATACATTAGATGTTAGGGTATACTCTACCAATGTTTTGCCTTCTAAATTTAGGTAGTGTAAGAAATGATCTCCATATGTGAGTTCACCATTGAATGTTTTAGAATCACTCAATTAAGTAGTTAAAGATATTCAGGGCCggtttggttccaaataagtcacctacttataagttaaaaagtgaaataagtgactgattttgccaaacaccaccaacttataagtcacccctacttataagaaataagctggttcacccctgcttaaaacttataagccactCTTTTCcgcgtggggcccacacctttcacttaacaggcatgagcttataagtcatctacaaccaaacaggcatgacttataagtcactggttttcagtcacctgacttaataagggggtgtttggttcgagctactaaactttagtaactactaaacggtttagtcacttttagtaactccagagttactagagatgactaaagctcttttagtagcttttagtcataatgtttggttgaaaagttactaaagtgactaaaagctgctaaatttagtagctactaggcgaaccaaacaggccctaagtcacctggaaaccaaacagggcctcacCTTGGATAGCTTTAGCCAACAAAGGATTAGTCAAGTCCTGGGAAAATTCACAAAAGGACCAAAAATTAGTTTTCGCTAGTACCAACCACATGATAAAACGGTTGTCTTGGGAACTAACCAAATTTAAGACAGAAGCCCTTCCCCATGGACACTGGTCGTAGTTACACTTCTCTGGAGGCCACCAATCAATGGTGGCGCAAACAAACTCGTCACTGGTCGAAGCAATCGTCTCAGAGCCTCGAACAATGACGGTTACATCCGAGTAATCCTCTGATCGAACCCGCGCAGGCAGACAGAGCAGAGGCAAGAGAAAGAGAGACCATAACCTCATGCTTCCAGAACCTGCAAATGGTGGCATCAACCAAAAAGACACTTCACAATTAGAATGGCTAGGACTTATTATAAATATGGGAAATAGTTGGTAGGGAAAGGTCTAATTTCTACTCCATTAGCAAAAGCTGAAAGTGACTCCTGCCGTTTCAACTTTGTCATATTATCTGTTCTTCTTTTAAGAGGTCAGAATTTAGTACGTGGAACTGTTCAGCTTTCTTTATTGAACTATTTAAGTAGACCACTTTGTTGATGTCTCAATCATGAAGCTATGATTCGCCCTATGGCACTAAGTCACCTTGAAATATCTACATTTTAACATAGGATCAAGATAAGCTCATCTATGTCTTCATGTAGAGAAAAACATCTTTCCTTTTTCTCTGAGAAAGGAGGAATTTCATCAGTAGGATAGAGAAGCAAAAGCACTCAGAACCACAAAATGATTCTCTCGAATTGCCAGCGAAGGCCCCGTGACATTGTACTTTGCTCTCTGAGATGGGAAAGAAACCTGCACCTTGTCATCCAAATCGAACGAGACTCGCATAGAAGGAAACTGAATCCTCTAAGAGCACCCCAATTGGTCCATGGAATCACacaaaactctctcccttcccaacAACCAACTGGACAACATCGAACCATGAACTGAAACAGCGCAGCCGCGCTACATCCAAACACCCTACGCCGGCGGCAACCCGCTGCAGATTTTATCTACTGAACCGAGTGAATACAGCTGAAATCTAAGAGAGCCGGAGAAAAGGCCATCATCATTACCTTAACAACCGCAAGGAGCCCAAGAACGCCCGCGAGCCGGCTCAGGTGCTCCCCAGAACGTCCAAGAACAGGACCTCCTCTCGTCCCAAACTCCCAATgcaggcggcaggcggcaggcggcaggGCAAATCAAGAAAAGCTCGAGTCTTTCGCCGCAACCCGAGGTCCCCGTCAGCTGGAATCAGACGCGGGGGGTGGCTTTTTATGATCGCGCGCAGCTCGCGCTAGTGGATAAAGAGTGGAGAGGTGCGGGGAAGAAGAGGCTGCAGGTTCCTGAGGAAATCTCGGCGGTGGTTGCCGCTTCGCTTTGTACTGTGGTCTGTATCTACTCTCTCCCTTCCAAGCTactccttccctccctccctcgccgAGAGAAAGCTACGCAGCTCCTAATTAAGTACAGCAAGTAGTGGGATTTACTACGAAACAGCGATGGTTTTGTTCGCATCACTCATGTCCTGAAAAGTCACAGCTGCGTTGTTCTTTTCAGGGAGACTGTGCGTTTGGTTTGTGGGTAGAGGACTCCTCACCAGAATCTGAAGGCAACAGAGCGGGGATTAAACAATCGTGTCTGTAGGCCAGTCTGGATTAGGGGAAAAAACTATTATCGTGATTCCAGACCCTGAAATGGTGTTGGGTGCAGAGATGGGATCCAGGTTCCAGAATCGCAGAATCCTAATGTTCGACTTGCTCTCTTGAAATTCGGAGACTACTGGTCATGGTATTATGGAACTCGTAAAAGAACTTTGCTGGAGTTGTGACTAGTGGGTCAATTCTATGCAGCTGCATTGGACTTTTCTAATCgggtctgttcggctggtattaaagtcagCTGATAAGCCGATTGAAACTGTTTTACTGAGAGAGAAAAATCCTTAGATTTTAACCGGATAAGAACAGGCCATTTCTTGATATGCAACATCTCATCGGACTGCGGAGAGCTGGTCAATGGTGGCAGCCGTATGGGGGTTAGTGGCAGAGATGTGGGCCCCAGGAGGCACCAGGCAACATGGCCATGGTACTGTTATCTGCATTCGGCAAGCAAGTATTATTCATAGAATTCTTTGGCCCCGTTCGTTTGAagaaatctggatgaatctggaggaatttgtaaaAGGAAAACATTGTTCCGGATAAAATAAAAAGCGGATCAAGGGTTTAAGAGCACCCGAACgggcctttctttcttcttttcttttgattGTTTGCTTACAACCAAGATAAGCATGCTCTCCAACAGCGGGAAGTGACAATTGTCATCCGGATCCATGGCTGAGCAAGGGTTGGGAGGTTTCCGGGATGGGGATAGGGATGTCTGCTTGCTGCTGCAATGATGCAAGTCGGAAGTCAAAGTCTCACGTTTGATTCTGAAATGGTGAAGATGAGGGGGCGTCCATGGAAGTCAAAGATCGACCGAATCCGCATCACCCTCTTGTCGACGCAAGATGCAAAGCCCGGGGATGTGCTTTCTATCCACTTTCCTCAGCGTGCAACTTGCAGCTTTGGTGAAAAGCAGGAATGGGAGAGATACCTCCAGCTGCAGCTTTCCCTTGGTTGCAGCTTGCATCTGATGATCTGATCCCATCATCCATTCCAGCAGACCTCTCACGTCAGTCAGACCATGATGTGCACGTGAACTAAATGGCCATTGTGTCTATGCGATCCCGAATTCTGTCAGCATTGGTTAGCTGAAACAAAAAAGGGATATGCTAAATTGTTTGATTTGATTATCTTCACATAATTCTAATAACAACAGTTCCAGACTTGCAGTCCTAGCAGAGATGTTTGGCTGGTGGTGGTCAGTTTCCggatgaccaaaatgccctttgcACAAACATGTTCTTATTTCTAAACCATTATCGCCTTCATTGTCATTCTGATCTGATGTCACATGATGCATTGCATTCCGTAGACATATTATGTTCTTAATCATGATGGTCTTCATCAATGCTGATCTCTCACACGCTGCATATGATTGATTCTTTCTCGCTTGGTACATGCGCAGTGGCTGTAGCCCGTAGGAAGATGCTCCAAATGGCTACCATGCCACGTATGGCATGCTCATCCATCTATCCACTTTTTTTCCCCGAAAGCGTGCATTACCACACCATCTATCCACTTCAATCCAAAAGCACGTCATATGCATGCTTCATTTGCCTCTTACACAAATGATAGGATATGTATGCTAATCTAATCCACTCTGGAATTTTGGATGAGTCAACTGCTCCAAATTTTGGCTGGTTCCGTGTTGGAAATGGAACACTCTGGCTGGGTGGGGTGGCTAGCTGCTGATTCCTCGAATGTTGACTTCGGATCTTAGTACATTCataaaattaataaatgcaaaGCCAAAACTGCGCCGCCCATATCTTAGAATCAATATCAGAAGTTCAGAACCATACTCCTTACATCCCAAAATAAATAACTTTTTAAGATTAAATTTATCTATAAGAAATAACATTCTACTACAAAAACATGGAACATTATCTTCTAATATGAAAGCTacgggaaaagaaaagaagatgATAGTTTTATGCGTCTTTTTCGCAGCAATTTTAATCTGAATTTTTCAGAAAGTTAACTATTTTTAGACAGAGGGAGTAGTATTAAACATCGGCgtgataaaaaaataattttaacCAAGACTAATGATTCATAATATTTATAGAATCCATTTGTTTTGCAAAAACATCATCCATTATGTTGGCGTAGCCACTAATAGAGTGAAGAAAGTATGTTGTTTGCTTGTTGTCGTTTCTTTTGTACGGGTGGTTCAttcttttatttgtttttttccttCTTATAAGTTTTTTCTTCTCTATTAATACATGCTAATATATGTTCGAGTCCGACATATTTCTTGCCAGttgtttttttgaaaaaaacagTGAAAATTTTCTCTAGGAAATATTACGTATTATcattttcaattttccaatacAAATATTGCAAGCAATATTCTCTGTGAATTGTTACGAGCGACATTGAGACTTTATTCGTGTCCAAAACGACAAGGTAACTTGAACACAAGTATTTCGTGCACGACACCATACTCGCTTGGAAGATCCACTTGGAATTTCGAATGCCACCAATTCTCTTTCGCCCATTATTGTGTGCCGGCCGGACTCGTTCAATCAGCAACTCCAAATTGGCAAATTCCAAATCATAACCTGCTTAATTACGTGTTGACCTTCTCTGACCAGCTGCCTCATTCTTCCTTGAAATGTTGACtctgattttattttattttattaattattcatataaaataaaaaatatgtgGACTCTGAATTCCATTTTGTCTGTACAAACAGTGCAAGTATGGTCCTGGGCCGGTCTTCTCTTTCTACTACCTCTGCTCCAAGAGCCCATTCACAGAGGTTTTTAGCTCCTTGATTGATGGCTTTGAGCAGGTCAACTTTTCCATCTGGCTTGGACCCGGCCTCTCCATGGTCAACGGTCCAGTCAAGCCAGCAAGAAAGATCAAAACAGTCTTGAAACTTAAATTGAGCATATGTAACATATGATATATTACTTTTGCTACTGCGAGAGTGGAAATATCAGCAGGAGTAGCATATGGACAAATCTGACGGCATATGCAGTGTGTAAGTGTGTAGTTTTAAAGTCAAAATGCggtaaaaatgaaaaaaaaacataggAAACGTTAACAGAAGGTTAGCACCATATCCAGGAATCAGGTAACTTAACATAAAGTTTAATCTGGTTTATCCTTTTCATTTCCTTTTGAAACAAGCTATTTTAAATcagtgcgtgtttagttcgcgaattttggaaattttgctactatagcacttttgtttttatttg
Proteins encoded in this region:
- the LOC136505690 gene encoding heparanase-like protein 1, yielding MRLWSLFLLPLLCLPARVRSEDYSDVTVIVRGSETIASTSDEFVCATIDWWPPEKCNYDQCPWGRASVLNLDLTNPLLAKAIQAFSPLRIRVGGSLQDQVLYGTPNLGTSCNPFTKVSSGLFGFSQGCITLERWDGINDLFLNTGAVVTFGLNALQGRQQTRKGVWGGPWNSSNAREFIEYTVSKNYPIDSWEFGNELSGSGVGASVSAEQYGKDLVELQTIINELYGDSSKPLVVAPGGFYDQKWFAQLLDVSGPNVLNAMTHHIYNLGAGNDPQVPNRILNPRYLSRTSDTFRSLQLTIQRHGPWSAPWVGESGGAYNSGSRLVSNTFLNSFWYLDQLGQSAKYDTKVYCRQTLIGGNYGLLDTDTSVPNPDYYSALLWHRLMGTRVLSIDISGSSYLRAYVHCAKQKGGVALLLLNLHRTMGFMVSVRNDLNVNLAEGRGIRRDNAFVHGLKRTVSWVGSKASDGFSKREEYHLSAKDGNPFARTMLLNGVPLELTEDGDIPPLYPVEVSVNSPIYVAPLTIAFVVFPDFEAEACGR